In Variovorax sp. J2L1-78, the following are encoded in one genomic region:
- a CDS encoding YbeD family protein, whose product MTTPAPTPDTPTDIRKESLIEYPSLFPIKVMGAKVDGFVHAVTQVAEKFDPQFDASTIELRTSKEGNYLGVTITVTATSREQLDDIYRTLSSHPMVKVVL is encoded by the coding sequence ATGACGACTCCAGCCCCGACGCCTGACACCCCGACCGACATCCGCAAGGAGTCGCTGATCGAGTACCCCTCCCTGTTCCCGATCAAGGTGATGGGCGCCAAGGTCGACGGCTTCGTCCATGCGGTCACGCAGGTCGCCGAGAAGTTCGACCCGCAGTTCGACGCCAGCACGATCGAGCTGCGCACCAGCAAGGAAGGCAACTACCTGGGCGTGACCATCACCGTGACGGCCACCAGCCGCGAGCAGCTCGACGACATCTACCGCACCTTGTCGTCGCATCCGATGGTGAAGGTGGTGCTTTGA
- the atpG gene encoding F0F1 ATP synthase subunit gamma: MAAGKEIRGKIKSVENTKKITKAMEMVAASKMRKAQERMRAARPYSEKIRTIAANLGQANPEYTHAFMKTNDAKAAGYILVTTDKGLCGGMNTNVLRALTTKLREQQAAGVAVEAVAIGNKGLGFLNRIGARVVSHVTQLGDTPHLDKLIGPVKVLLDAYAEGKVNAVYLCYTKFINTMRQESVVEQLLPLAADTLKAEKGQHAWDYIYEPDAASVIDELLVRYAESLVYQAVAENMASEQSARMVAMKSATDNAGNVIAELKLVYNKTRQAGITKELSEIVSGAAAAAGV; the protein is encoded by the coding sequence ATGGCAGCCGGCAAGGAAATCCGCGGCAAGATCAAATCGGTGGAGAACACCAAGAAGATCACCAAGGCCATGGAAATGGTGGCCGCGTCGAAGATGCGCAAGGCGCAGGAGCGCATGCGCGCCGCGCGTCCGTACAGCGAGAAGATCCGCACCATCGCGGCGAACCTCGGCCAGGCCAACCCGGAGTACACGCACGCGTTCATGAAGACGAACGATGCGAAGGCGGCGGGCTACATCCTGGTGACGACCGACAAGGGCCTGTGCGGCGGCATGAACACCAACGTGCTGCGCGCGCTGACCACCAAGCTGCGCGAGCAGCAGGCGGCCGGCGTGGCGGTCGAGGCGGTGGCCATCGGCAACAAGGGCCTCGGCTTCCTGAACCGCATCGGCGCTCGCGTGGTGTCGCATGTCACCCAGCTGGGCGACACGCCGCACCTCGACAAGCTGATCGGCCCGGTGAAGGTGCTGCTCGACGCGTATGCCGAAGGCAAGGTCAATGCGGTCTACCTCTGCTACACCAAGTTCATCAACACGATGCGCCAGGAGTCGGTGGTCGAGCAGCTGTTGCCGCTCGCGGCCGACACGCTGAAGGCCGAGAAGGGCCAGCATGCGTGGGACTACATCTACGAGCCCGACGCAGCGAGCGTGATCGACGAACTGCTGGTGCGCTATGCGGAGTCGCTGGTGTACCAGGCGGTGGCCGAGAACATGGCGTCGGAGCAGTCCGCGCGCATGGTGGCCATGAAGTCCGCCACCGACAACGCCGGCAACGTGATCGCCGAACTCAAGCTGGTCTACAACAAGACCCGCCAGGCCGGCATCACCAAAGAGCTGTCGGAAATCGTGTCGGGCGCTGCGGCGGCCGCCGGCGTCTGA
- a CDS encoding F0F1 ATP synthase subunit delta, translated as MAELATIARPYAEALFQASASDLDGAAGWLDQLAAVAGNPQLLQFASDPKVAPEQVFDLVSGFVSNGLPAAGQNFLRTVIDNGRLAALPEVAVQFRLLKNVQRGASDAVVYSAFPIDEAGLKTVAESLERRFGRKLNTRVELDPSLIGGIRAVVGDEVLDTSVKARLEQMKAALTA; from the coding sequence ATGGCCGAACTCGCCACCATCGCCCGTCCTTACGCCGAAGCGCTGTTCCAGGCATCGGCAAGCGACCTCGACGGCGCGGCCGGCTGGCTCGACCAGCTCGCCGCCGTCGCTGGCAACCCGCAGCTGCTGCAGTTCGCTTCCGACCCGAAGGTTGCGCCCGAACAGGTGTTCGACCTGGTGTCGGGGTTCGTGTCCAACGGCCTTCCGGCTGCCGGCCAGAACTTCCTGCGCACCGTGATCGACAACGGTCGTCTGGCCGCGCTGCCCGAGGTCGCCGTCCAGTTCCGTCTGCTGAAGAACGTCCAGCGCGGCGCGTCGGATGCCGTGGTCTACAGCGCCTTCCCGATCGACGAGGCCGGTCTCAAGACCGTGGCCGAGTCGCTGGAACGCCGCTTCGGCCGCAAGCTGAACACGCGGGTCGAACTCGACCCGTCGCTCATCGGCGGCATCCGCGCCGTGGTGGGCGATGAAGTCCTCGACACGTCCGTCAAGGCGCGTCTCGAGCAAATGAAAGCAGCGCTCACCGCTTGA
- the lipB gene encoding lipoyl(octanoyl) transferase LipB, whose translation MTLAVRPTLAPTLLGHVEYLETYDAMRRFAAERGEHTPDVLWLCEHPPVFTQGLAGKADHLLNPGAIPVVQTDRGGQVTYHGPGQVVAYPLLDLRRTGYFVKEYVYRIEESVLRTLAHFGVTGHRVAGSPGIYVRLDDPFSHAALTGPFSPADPFRGLGKIAALGIKVARHGTYHGVSFNVAMDLEPFSRINPCGYAGLRTVDLSTIGVHIPWEEAAHVLSQKLVTYLAP comes from the coding sequence TTGACCCTGGCCGTGCGGCCCACGCTGGCGCCGACGCTGCTCGGCCACGTCGAGTACCTGGAGACCTACGACGCGATGCGACGCTTCGCCGCCGAGCGCGGCGAGCACACGCCCGACGTGCTGTGGCTGTGCGAGCACCCCCCGGTCTTCACGCAGGGCCTGGCCGGCAAGGCCGACCACCTGCTGAACCCCGGCGCGATCCCGGTCGTCCAGACCGACCGGGGTGGGCAGGTGACGTACCACGGCCCGGGGCAGGTGGTGGCCTATCCGTTGCTCGACCTGCGCCGCACCGGCTACTTCGTGAAGGAGTACGTCTACCGCATCGAGGAATCGGTGCTCCGCACGCTGGCGCACTTCGGCGTGACGGGGCACCGCGTGGCCGGGTCGCCCGGCATCTACGTGCGGCTGGACGACCCGTTCTCCCATGCCGCGCTGACCGGCCCCTTCTCGCCGGCGGACCCGTTCCGCGGCCTCGGCAAGATCGCCGCGCTGGGCATCAAGGTGGCGCGTCATGGCACGTACCACGGCGTGTCCTTCAATGTCGCGATGGACCTGGAACCCTTCTCCCGCATCAACCCTTGCGGCTACGCAGGGCTGCGAACGGTCGACCTTTCTACAATCGGGGTCCACATCCCCTGGGAAGAAGCCGCGCACGTGCTGAGCCAGAAGCTCGTCACCTACCTGGCGCCTTGA
- a CDS encoding ROK family protein, with amino-acid sequence MQLLETTFWSAGGSRHGMAEQLGFSKSKANALIAGLVDQGLLAEAGLQRSSGGRRAEHLQLNGTLGVLVGIDIGATSLDLAVLGPDLRPLAQCAEAADVLQGPGVVLARVRVLMRELLAQCGLDASKVMGIGIGVPGPVNFQIGQLVNPPLMPAWDGFSIREALREDYAAPVFVDNDVNLMALGELWRLKRTLSNFLVIKVGTGIGCGIVCHGEVYRGAAGSAGDVGHICVDQEGPRCHCGNVGCVEVMAAGPAIARMAVEAAEAGDSAMLAERLRTQGRLDALDVAHAGRAGDAAANAIIQRAGNLLGQMLASVVNFFNPSHVFIGGGITHIGPLFLAAVRQSVYQRSLALSTRHLEIQYTPLGAQAGLIGAGVLAMQETLKVKGIAP; translated from the coding sequence ATGCAGCTGCTCGAGACGACCTTTTGGTCGGCGGGCGGCTCGCGCCATGGCATGGCCGAGCAGCTCGGCTTCTCCAAGAGCAAGGCCAACGCGCTGATCGCCGGCCTGGTCGACCAGGGCCTGCTGGCCGAAGCCGGTTTGCAGCGCTCCTCGGGCGGCCGCCGCGCCGAGCACCTGCAACTCAATGGCACGCTCGGCGTGTTGGTGGGCATCGACATCGGCGCCACCAGCCTCGACCTCGCCGTGCTCGGCCCCGACCTGCGGCCGCTCGCCCAATGCGCCGAAGCGGCCGACGTGCTCCAGGGGCCCGGCGTCGTGCTGGCGCGGGTGCGGGTGCTGATGCGTGAGCTGCTGGCGCAGTGCGGGCTCGACGCGTCGAAGGTGATGGGCATCGGCATCGGCGTGCCTGGGCCGGTGAACTTCCAGATCGGCCAGCTCGTGAACCCGCCGCTGATGCCGGCCTGGGACGGCTTCTCGATCCGCGAGGCGCTGCGCGAAGACTATGCGGCGCCCGTTTTCGTCGACAACGACGTCAACCTGATGGCGCTGGGCGAGCTCTGGCGCCTCAAGCGCACCTTGAGCAACTTCCTCGTCATCAAGGTCGGCACCGGCATCGGCTGCGGCATCGTCTGCCATGGCGAGGTGTACCGTGGCGCGGCCGGTTCGGCCGGCGACGTGGGCCACATCTGCGTCGACCAGGAAGGCCCGCGCTGCCACTGCGGCAACGTCGGCTGCGTGGAGGTGATGGCGGCCGGGCCCGCCATTGCGCGCATGGCGGTCGAGGCGGCGGAGGCGGGCGACAGCGCGATGCTCGCCGAGCGTCTGCGCACGCAGGGCCGGCTCGACGCGCTCGACGTGGCGCATGCCGGCCGCGCGGGCGACGCCGCGGCCAACGCCATCATCCAGCGCGCCGGCAACCTGCTGGGCCAGATGCTGGCGTCGGTGGTCAACTTCTTCAACCCGTCGCATGTGTTCATCGGCGGGGGCATCACGCACATCGGGCCGCTGTTCCTCGCGGCGGTGCGCCAGAGCGTGTACCAGCGCTCGCTGGCGCTGTCGACGCGGCACCTCGAGATCCAGTACACGCCGCTGGGCGCGCAGGCCGGCCTCATCGGCGCGGGCGTGCTGGCGATGCAGGAAACGCTGAAGGTGAAAGGGATCGCGCCATGA
- a CDS encoding F0F1 ATP synthase subunit epsilon codes for MANTIHVDVVSAEESIFSGEAKFVALPGEAGELGIYPRHTPLITRIRPGAVRIETADGGEEFVFVAGGILEVQPNTVTVLSDTAIRGKDLDDEKANAAKAAAEEALKNAKSDIDIAMAQSELAVMAAQIAALRKYRQKK; via the coding sequence ATGGCAAACACCATTCACGTCGACGTGGTCAGCGCGGAAGAGTCGATCTTCTCGGGCGAGGCCAAGTTCGTCGCGCTGCCCGGTGAAGCCGGCGAGCTCGGCATCTACCCGCGCCACACCCCGCTGATCACGCGCATCCGCCCCGGTGCCGTGCGCATCGAGACGGCCGACGGCGGCGAGGAATTCGTCTTCGTGGCCGGTGGCATTCTGGAAGTGCAGCCGAACACCGTCACCGTGCTGTCCGACACCGCGATCCGCGGCAAGGACCTCGACGACGAGAAGGCCAACGCCGCCAAGGCCGCGGCCGAGGAAGCGCTGAAGAACGCCAAGAGCGACATCGACATCGCGATGGCACAGTCGGAACTGGCCGTGATGGCCGCGCAGATCGCTGCGCTGCGCAAGTACCGCCAGAAGAAGTAA
- the atpE gene encoding F0F1 ATP synthase subunit C encodes MANILGLVALACGLIVGLGAIGASIGIALMGGKFLESSARQPELMNDLQTKMFILAGLIDAAFLIGVAIALLFAFANPFAATFLANLPK; translated from the coding sequence ATGGCAAACATTCTCGGTCTCGTCGCTCTGGCATGTGGTTTGATCGTCGGTCTCGGCGCGATCGGTGCGTCCATCGGCATCGCACTGATGGGCGGCAAGTTCCTCGAATCGTCGGCACGCCAACCCGAGCTCATGAACGACCTCCAAACCAAGATGTTCATCTTGGCCGGTCTGATCGACGCGGCGTTCCTGATCGGTGTGGCCATCGCCCTGCTGTTCGCCTTCGCCAACCCGTTCGCCGCGACCTTCCTGGCCAACCTGCCGAAGTAA
- the lipA gene encoding lipoyl synthase, with protein sequence MSTTEVVREAQSAENYNPLAKQKAGAKLSRIPVKVVQGEMLKKPEWIRVKAGSPTTRFYEIKQILRENNLHTVCEEASCPNIGECFGKGTATFMIMGDKCTRRCPFCDVGHGRPDPLDQDEPLNLARTIAKLRLKYVVITSVDRDDLRDGGSGHFVECIRNIRELSPMTQIEILVPDFRGRDDRALEILKAAPPDVMNHNLETAPRLYKEARPGSDYQFSLNLLKKFKALHPNVPTKSGIMVGLGETDEEILQVMRDMRAHDIDMLTIGQYLSPSNSHLPVRRYVHPDTFKMFEEEAYKMGFSHAAVGAMVRSSYHADEQAHAAGV encoded by the coding sequence ATGAGCACCACCGAAGTCGTCCGCGAGGCGCAAAGCGCCGAAAACTACAACCCGCTGGCCAAGCAGAAGGCCGGCGCCAAGCTGTCGCGCATCCCGGTGAAGGTGGTCCAGGGCGAGATGCTCAAGAAGCCGGAATGGATCCGCGTGAAGGCCGGCTCGCCGACCACGCGTTTCTACGAGATCAAGCAGATCCTGCGCGAGAACAACCTCCACACGGTGTGCGAGGAAGCCTCCTGCCCGAACATCGGCGAATGCTTCGGCAAGGGCACGGCGACGTTCATGATCATGGGCGACAAGTGCACGCGCCGCTGCCCGTTCTGCGACGTCGGCCACGGGCGGCCCGACCCGCTCGACCAGGACGAGCCGCTGAATCTGGCGCGCACCATCGCCAAGCTGCGCCTGAAGTACGTGGTGATCACCAGCGTCGACCGCGACGACCTGCGCGACGGCGGCAGCGGCCACTTCGTCGAGTGCATCCGCAACATCCGCGAGCTCTCGCCGATGACGCAGATCGAGATCCTGGTGCCCGACTTCCGCGGCCGCGACGACCGCGCACTGGAGATCCTCAAGGCCGCCCCGCCGGACGTGATGAACCACAACCTGGAGACCGCGCCGCGCCTCTACAAGGAAGCGCGCCCGGGCAGCGACTACCAGTTCAGCCTGAACCTGCTCAAGAAATTCAAGGCGCTGCACCCGAACGTGCCGACCAAGAGCGGCATCATGGTCGGCCTGGGCGAAACCGACGAAGAGATCCTGCAGGTGATGCGCGACATGCGCGCGCACGACATCGACATGCTGACCATCGGCCAGTACCTGTCGCCGTCGAACTCGCACCTGCCGGTGCGCCGCTACGTGCACCCCGATACCTTCAAGATGTTCGAGGAAGAGGCCTACAAGATGGGCTTCAGCCACGCGGCCGTGGGCGCGATGGTGCGCTCGAGCTACCACGCCGACGAACAGGCGCACGCCGCCGGCGTCTGA
- the atpA gene encoding F0F1 ATP synthase subunit alpha produces the protein MQLNPAEISELIKSRIEGLGVSADIRNQGTVVSVTDGIVRVHGLSDAMQGEMLEFTPTADGTPSYGLALNLERDSVGAVILGEYEHISEGDTVKCTGRILEVPVGPELIGRVVNALGQPIDGKGPINAKMTDVIEKVAPGVIARKSVDQPLQTGLKSIDSMVPIGRGQRELIIGDRQTGKTAVAIDAIINQKGQGVTCVYVAIGQKASSIKNVVRALEQAGAMEYTIVVAASASESAAMQYVSAYSGCTMGEYFRDRGEDALIVYDDLSKQAVAYRQVSLLLRRPPGREAYPGDVFYLHSRLLERAARVNADYVEAFTKGEVKGKTGSLTALPIIETQAGDVSAFVPTNVISITDGQIFLETSLFNAGIRPAINAGISVSRVGSAAQTKIIKSLSGGIRTDLAQYRELAAFAQFASDLDEATRKQLDRGARVTELLKQAQYSPLPISLMGATLFAVNKGFMDDLDVKKVLPFEHGLHQFLKTSHAALLDKVEKAKALDKDAEAELTAAITTFKKSFA, from the coding sequence ATGCAACTCAATCCCGCAGAGATTTCCGAACTGATCAAGAGCCGCATCGAGGGCCTTGGCGTCAGCGCTGACATTCGCAACCAGGGCACCGTGGTCTCGGTGACCGACGGCATCGTGCGCGTGCACGGCCTGTCGGACGCGATGCAGGGCGAAATGCTCGAGTTCACGCCCACCGCCGACGGCACGCCGTCGTACGGCCTAGCCCTGAACCTTGAGCGCGACTCGGTCGGCGCCGTGATCCTGGGCGAGTACGAGCACATCTCCGAAGGCGACACCGTCAAGTGCACGGGCCGCATCCTGGAAGTGCCGGTCGGCCCTGAACTCATCGGCCGCGTGGTGAACGCACTGGGCCAGCCGATCGACGGCAAGGGCCCCATCAACGCCAAGATGACCGACGTGATCGAGAAGGTCGCACCGGGCGTGATCGCACGGAAGTCCGTCGACCAGCCCCTGCAGACCGGCCTGAAGTCGATCGACTCCATGGTGCCGATCGGCCGCGGCCAGCGCGAGCTGATCATCGGCGACCGCCAGACCGGCAAGACCGCCGTGGCGATCGACGCGATCATCAACCAGAAGGGCCAGGGCGTGACCTGCGTCTACGTCGCGATCGGCCAGAAGGCGTCGTCGATCAAGAACGTGGTGCGCGCACTGGAACAAGCCGGTGCGATGGAATACACGATCGTGGTCGCTGCTTCCGCGTCGGAATCGGCCGCGATGCAGTACGTGTCGGCCTACTCGGGCTGCACGATGGGCGAGTACTTCCGCGACCGCGGTGAAGACGCCCTGATCGTGTACGACGACCTGTCCAAGCAAGCCGTGGCCTACCGCCAGGTCTCGCTGCTGCTGCGCCGCCCGCCAGGCCGCGAAGCCTACCCCGGCGACGTTTTCTATCTCCACAGCCGTCTGCTCGAACGCGCAGCCCGCGTGAACGCCGATTACGTCGAAGCCTTCACCAAGGGTGAAGTCAAGGGCAAGACCGGTTCGCTGACCGCGCTGCCGATCATCGAGACGCAAGCCGGCGACGTGTCCGCCTTCGTGCCGACCAACGTGATCTCGATCACCGACGGCCAGATCTTCCTGGAAACGTCGCTGTTCAACGCCGGCATCCGCCCCGCCATCAACGCCGGTATCTCGGTGTCGCGCGTGGGTTCGGCTGCCCAGACGAAGATCATCAAGAGCCTGTCGGGCGGTATCCGTACCGACCTCGCCCAGTACCGCGAGCTGGCTGCGTTCGCGCAGTTCGCTTCCGACCTGGACGAAGCCACCCGCAAGCAGCTCGACCGCGGTGCCCGCGTGACCGAACTGCTCAAGCAGGCCCAGTACAGCCCGCTGCCCATCTCGCTGATGGGTGCCACGCTGTTCGCGGTGAACAAGGGTTTCATGGACGACCTGGACGTCAAGAAGGTTCTGCCCTTCGAACACGGCCTGCATCAGTTTCTGAAGACCAGCCACGCGGCGCTGCTCGACAAGGTCGAGAAGGCCAAGGCGCTCGACAAGGACGCCGAAGCCGAACTCACCGCCGCGATCACGACGTTCAAGAAGTCCTTCGCCTGA
- a CDS encoding ATP synthase subunit I has protein sequence MDVEDADFKPLTAEQAQQLRDANPEPSPWWVIVAQVVAGLVVAGIAWVWTGRPVAGVSALYGALAVAIPAALFVRGAMRGTQAGHPSAAMLRFFVWELIKLALTVAFLAAAPWVIGDLSWLAMLAGIVAAMKMYWVALVVRPRLLNRI, from the coding sequence ATGGATGTCGAAGACGCCGATTTCAAGCCGCTCACCGCCGAACAGGCGCAGCAGCTGCGCGATGCCAATCCCGAACCTTCGCCCTGGTGGGTGATCGTGGCCCAGGTGGTCGCAGGACTGGTCGTGGCAGGCATCGCTTGGGTTTGGACGGGTCGGCCGGTGGCCGGCGTGTCGGCACTTTACGGGGCATTGGCAGTGGCGATTCCGGCGGCTTTGTTTGTCCGGGGTGCGATGAGGGGCACGCAGGCGGGGCATCCGTCGGCCGCCATGCTGAGGTTTTTTGTCTGGGAGCTGATCAAGCTGGCGTTGACCGTGGCCTTTCTGGCGGCGGCGCCCTGGGTGATCGGCGACCTGAGTTGGCTGGCAATGCTGGCTGGCATCGTGGCAGCGATGAAGATGTACTGGGTCGCCCTCGTGGTGCGGCCCAGATTGTTGAACCGGATTTGA
- the atpD gene encoding F0F1 ATP synthase subunit beta, whose protein sequence is MAQANAVQGKIVQCIGAVVDVEFPRNQMPKIYDALKFEGSALTLEVQQQLGDGVVRTIALGSSDGLRRGLIVTNTGNPITVPVGKATLGRIMDVLGAPIDERGPVGQEVTASIHRKAPAYDELSPSTDLLETGIKVIDLVCPFAKGGKVGLFGGAGVGKTVNMMELINNIAKAHSGLSVFAGVGERTREGNDFYHEMADSGVVNLEKLEDSKVAMVYGQMNEPPGNRLRVALTGLTIAESFRDEGRDVLFFVDNIYRYTLAGTEVSALLGRMPSAVGYQPTLAEEMGRLQERITSTKVGSITSIQAVYVPADDLTDPSPATTFAHLDSTVVLSRDIASLGIYPAVDPLDSTSRQLDPNVVGEEHYNVARAVQGTLQRYKELRDIIAILGMDELAPDDKLAVARARKIQRFLSQPFHVAEVFTGSPGKYVPLSETIRGFKMIVAGECDHLPEQSFYMVGTIDEAFEKAKKVA, encoded by the coding sequence ATGGCTCAAGCCAATGCAGTGCAAGGCAAGATCGTTCAATGTATCGGTGCCGTGGTCGACGTGGAATTCCCGCGCAACCAGATGCCCAAGATCTATGACGCCCTGAAGTTCGAAGGCAGCGCGCTCACGCTCGAAGTGCAGCAGCAGCTGGGCGACGGCGTGGTGCGCACCATTGCCCTCGGTTCGTCCGACGGCCTGCGTCGCGGCCTGATCGTGACCAACACCGGCAACCCGATCACCGTGCCCGTGGGCAAGGCCACGCTCGGCCGCATCATGGACGTGCTGGGCGCGCCGATCGACGAGCGCGGCCCCGTCGGCCAGGAAGTCACGGCGTCCATCCACCGCAAGGCACCGGCCTACGACGAACTCTCGCCGTCGACCGACCTGCTGGAAACCGGCATCAAGGTGATCGACCTGGTGTGCCCGTTCGCCAAGGGCGGCAAGGTGGGCCTGTTCGGTGGTGCCGGCGTGGGCAAGACCGTGAACATGATGGAACTCATCAACAACATCGCCAAGGCTCACTCGGGTCTGTCGGTGTTCGCCGGTGTGGGCGAACGGACCCGCGAAGGCAACGACTTCTATCACGAGATGGCCGACTCCGGCGTCGTGAACCTCGAGAAGCTCGAGGACTCGAAGGTGGCCATGGTCTACGGCCAGATGAACGAGCCCCCGGGCAACCGTCTGCGCGTGGCGCTGACCGGCCTGACCATCGCCGAGTCGTTCCGCGACGAAGGCCGTGACGTGCTGTTCTTCGTGGACAACATCTACCGCTACACGCTGGCCGGTACCGAAGTGTCGGCACTGCTGGGCCGCATGCCTTCCGCCGTGGGCTACCAGCCGACGCTGGCCGAGGAAATGGGCCGCCTGCAGGAGCGGATCACGTCGACCAAGGTCGGCTCGATCACCTCGATCCAGGCCGTGTACGTCCCTGCGGACGACTTGACCGACCCGTCGCCCGCCACGACCTTCGCCCACTTGGACTCGACCGTGGTGCTGTCGCGTGACATCGCCTCGCTGGGTATCTACCCCGCCGTGGACCCGCTGGACTCGACCTCGCGCCAGCTCGACCCGAACGTGGTCGGCGAAGAGCACTACAACGTGGCCCGCGCCGTGCAAGGCACGCTGCAGCGCTACAAGGAACTGCGCGACATCATCGCGATTCTGGGCATGGACGAACTGGCACCGGACGACAAGCTGGCCGTGGCCCGCGCCCGGAAGATCCAGCGCTTCCTGTCGCAGCCCTTCCACGTGGCCGAAGTGTTCACCGGCTCGCCTGGCAAGTACGTGCCGCTGTCGGAAACCATCCGTGGTTTCAAGATGATCGTGGCCGGCGAATGCGACCACCTGCCGGAACAGTCGTTCTACATGGTCGGTACCATCGACGAGGCTTTCGAGAAGGCCAAGAAGGTCGCGTAA
- the atpB gene encoding F0F1 ATP synthase subunit A, whose protein sequence is MAAEGHAPTASEYIVHHLQHWQVNWGLEPVTQKAIVDFNVINLDSVLWALAVGVIGCLVLWLAARKATAGVPGRFQAAVEILVEMVDSQAKANVHNAQSRKFIAPLALTVFVWIFLLNAMDMLPVDLLPALWAQAFEAAGHDPHHAYMRVVPTADLSTTLGLSTSVLLLCLFYGIKVKGLGGWGHELITAPFGAHPVLWPINLLMQVIEYLAKTVSHGMRLFGNMYAGELVFMLIALMGGAMAASFSGVLLPVGHIIAGTVWAIFHILVITLQAFIFMMLTLIYLGQAHEGH, encoded by the coding sequence ATGGCCGCAGAAGGACACGCACCGACCGCGAGTGAATACATCGTTCACCATTTGCAGCATTGGCAGGTGAACTGGGGCCTCGAGCCGGTGACCCAAAAGGCCATCGTCGACTTCAATGTCATCAACCTGGACTCCGTGCTGTGGGCGCTGGCGGTCGGCGTGATCGGCTGCTTGGTGCTGTGGCTCGCCGCGCGCAAGGCGACCGCGGGCGTGCCGGGCCGCTTCCAGGCGGCCGTGGAAATCCTGGTCGAGATGGTCGACAGCCAGGCCAAGGCCAACGTGCACAACGCCCAGAGCCGCAAGTTCATCGCGCCGCTGGCGCTCACCGTGTTCGTCTGGATCTTCCTGCTGAACGCGATGGACATGCTGCCGGTCGACCTGCTGCCGGCCCTCTGGGCGCAGGCGTTCGAGGCCGCGGGCCACGACCCGCACCACGCCTATATGCGTGTCGTGCCGACCGCCGACCTCTCCACCACGCTGGGCCTGTCGACCTCCGTGCTGCTGCTGTGCCTGTTCTACGGCATCAAGGTCAAGGGCCTGGGCGGCTGGGGCCATGAACTCATCACCGCGCCCTTCGGTGCGCACCCGGTGCTGTGGCCCATCAACCTGCTGATGCAGGTCATCGAATACCTCGCCAAGACCGTCTCGCACGGCATGCGGCTGTTCGGCAACATGTATGCCGGCGAACTCGTCTTCATGCTGATCGCACTCATGGGTGGTGCGATGGCAGCTTCGTTCTCGGGAGTGCTGCTGCCAGTCGGGCACATCATTGCCGGAACCGTCTGGGCGATCTTCCACATCCTGGTGATCACGCTGCAGGCATTCATTTTCATGATGCTGACACTCATCTACCTGGGTCAGGCGCATGAGGGCCACTAG
- a CDS encoding F0F1 ATP synthase subunit B, with amino-acid sequence MSINATLFVQAIVFLLLVLFTMKFVWPPIAKALDERAQKIAAGLAAAEKAKAELASANQRVEQELVKSRNETTNLLADAERRAQQIVEEAKGRATSEANKIVAAAHAEAEQQSVRAREVLREQVAALAVKGAEQILRKEVNAGVHADLLDRLKTEL; translated from the coding sequence GTGAGTATCAACGCGACCCTGTTCGTTCAGGCCATCGTCTTCCTGCTGCTGGTGCTGTTCACGATGAAATTCGTGTGGCCGCCCATCGCGAAGGCGCTGGATGAACGCGCACAAAAGATCGCCGCGGGCCTGGCGGCCGCCGAGAAGGCCAAGGCGGAACTCGCTTCTGCCAATCAGCGCGTCGAGCAGGAACTGGTGAAGTCCCGCAACGAGACGACCAACCTGCTGGCCGACGCCGAGCGCCGTGCCCAGCAGATCGTCGAAGAGGCCAAGGGCCGTGCAACCTCGGAGGCCAACAAGATCGTGGCCGCCGCGCACGCCGAAGCCGAGCAGCAATCGGTGCGTGCCCGCGAGGTCCTGCGCGAGCAGGTCGCCGCGCTGGCCGTCAAGGGTGCCGAGCAGATTCTCCGCAAGGAAGTCAACGCCGGCGTCCACGCCGACCTGCTCGACCGCCTGAAGACCGAGCTCTGA